One window of the Lytechinus variegatus isolate NC3 chromosome 3, Lvar_3.0, whole genome shotgun sequence genome contains the following:
- the LOC121411227 gene encoding RING finger protein 32-like gives MGSHHYSDSRFNGNNPSRLPKGSSTALAAVAIQDHLMQNLSLVDPFKRPLQKFPPAKKPSKAAKAVVDTGRGKKVNRNSKKTAEEKEYVLDPKPKPLTLAQKMGIVDAPEQPLSEDQWAKVKDQSNQRDDSIQPCAICKEDFGLHQQVLLSCSHVFHRNCLQAFERFTGRKTCPMCRKQQYQTRVIHEGATYHRHQCATRIQACWRGYVVHSWYKKLRETVPPKDPKLRQKFYEAKLQAITDRLVRSYDTRVEEFLSQIDRSVADSRSVFHSLDTSTLLRAITEDEWEAIQYKAVERGEKDCPICIMSLGNISEGNVDVDSPRKGKRTTVLLSCTHVFHLCCLEAFEELSLGEHKICPVCRAGYQKRIQDI, from the exons ATGGGGTCTCATCATTACAGTGATTCACGTTTTAATGGAAACAATCCATCAAGACTGCCAAAG GGGAGTAGTACAGCACTGGCTGCTGTGGCAATTCAAGACCACTTGATGCAGAATCTCTCTCTTGTGGACCCTTTTAAAAGGCCTCTTCAAAAGTTCCCACCAGCAAAGAAACCGTCAAAAGCGGCCAAGGCGGTTGTAGACACTGGGAGGGGTAAAAAGGTTAATAGAAATTCCAAGAAAACTGCGGAAGAGAAGGAATATGTCTTGGACCCGAAGCCTAAACCGCTTACTCTTG CCCAGAAGATGGGGATAGTTGATGCACCAGAGCAACCGTTGTCAGAGGATCAGTGGGCTAAGGTCAAAGACCAGTCTAATCAAAGAGATGATTCTATCCAACCGTGTGCTATCTGTAAGGAAGACTTTGGTCTTCATCAGCAG GTGTTGCTGTCATGTTCACATGTATTCCATCGG AATTGTCTTCAAGCTTTTGAGAGATTCACTGGTCGTAAGACGTGTCCCATGTGTCGAAAGCAACAGTACCAAACCAGGGTCATACACGAAGGTGCTACTTATCATCGTCATCAGTGTGCCACGAG GATACAAGCCTGCTGGAGAGGGTATGTAGTCCATTCTTGGTACAAAAAGTTGAGAGAAACTGTTCCACCCAAGGATCCGAAGTTGAGACAGAAATTTTATGAAGCAAAG CTGCAGGCCATCACCGATCGGTTAGTCAGATCGTATGACACGAGGGTGGAGGAGTTTCTTTCACAGATCGACCGGTCAGTGGCCGACAGTCGAAGCGTGTTCCATAGCCTGGATACCTCCACGCTGCTGAGGGCTATCACGGAAGATGAGTGGGAAGCGATACAATACAAG GCCGTCGAGAGAGGTGAGAAAGATTGTCCCATCTGCATTATGTCCCTTGGAAACATATCAGAGGGAAATGTTGATGTGGACTCACCAAGAAAGGGGAAGAGAACCACTGTCCTTCTCTCCTGCACCCATGTCTTTCATCTCTGTTGCTTAGAAGCCTTTGAAGAACTGTCCTTAGGAGAGCATAAGATCTGTCCTGTATGCCGTGCTGGTTATCAGAAAAGGATTCAAGACATATGA